TTAAGGCAGTACATGCTCGACATACCCAAAGAGCTGGAGGATGCCGCGTGGATAGATGGGTGTTCCAAGTTAAGGTTTCTGATAAGCATAGTGATTCCTTACATCAAGCCCGCGATGCTCGTGCTTTCTCTCATGACGTTTCTTGGTTCCTGGAACAGCTTTCTATGGCCGCTGTTGATCTTGAGCAAGTCAGATAAATTCACATTGCCTATAGCACTGATAAGATTCAGCGCGGGGTGGGGAGATCCTTATAGAGGAATAGGACCAATGATGGCGGGCGCTTTCTTCTCAGTAGCCCCGTCTTTGATAATCTTCATCGCATTCCACAGATACTTGATGAAAGGAATCTCCCTGGGATCTCTTGGAAAGGAGTAGATGCCATGTCAAAAACACTGAAGTCTTTTCGGAGAATAGGAGAAGAAGAGTCGGCAATGACCTCAAGAGCTTGTCTGCTAATAATCTTGGGCTTTCTTGTTTGCAGTCTATCTTTTGGAGGTCGTGTCTTGCCTATCGATATCGATGTAAGCACTTTCGAAGAAAGGATAGAGACCGATAGAAAAGTACAGGTTGAAATAGAAATCATAGATAGAGATGGAGAGAAATCGGAGAACATTTCGGTGTCCGCCAGGCAACTTTCACATGAGTTCTACTTCGGAAATGCTCCCGAATACCTGCTTTACGCTTACGCTCAAACCAGTTACAACCGCGGAAGGAGATTCGGGATCAGGCCACTGCCTGAGGAAGATCTCCAGGAATATAAGCGTTTGTATCTTGAGCTTTTCAACTTCGCTACTCTTCCCTCCTTTTACTGGGCAGACTATGAGTCCACAGAAGGAAGAATTCGCTTGGCCGAAGCCTCTGAGAAGATTGCACAGTGGCTGAGTGAAAACGAAGTGCCGGTTAAGGGGCACACACTTGTGTGGGGGAATCCGCCGAGCGTCGGCGTCCCCGCCTGGATAGAAGTGAAAGGAAAGCTCGGTCAATGGGCAGAGGTACGGGAATATCTCTTTTCGAGAGTCACCAGGGAAGTCGAAGAGTTCAAGGATCTCATCCAGTACTGGGATGTCGTTAATGAGCCTATTGTTCAACCCTGGTTCGACTCGATAGGTTCGGACTATATTGCCGAGTCGTTTAGAATCGTTAAGGAAATTGATCCCGACGCCATTACAGTACTAAACGAATACGGAGTGTTGGTGAATGAGCGGACCAGGCGAGCCTTCATTTCGAGAGCCGGCCAACTCACAAATGAAGGAACTCCCATAGATGTGATTGGGGCCGAAGCGCATATTTTCACTGCTCAGGATCTACTTGGTCAGCTGCGATCCTTGGAAAGCATATATCTTGCAATTGACGAGTTGGCTCAGCTGGGGAAACCTATTCATATATCGGAGTTTCAGATTCCTCTTCCCGCCGTGATAGATGCTTTCGACGTCTCTATAAGTGAGGCCGAAGAGATACAGGCCGAGATCGCCAGGATATTCTACAAAGTCTTCTTCAGCCATCCGGCGGTCGAGGCAATAACGTACTGGAATTTCTATAGGGCGTGGCAGTCAGGCAGCGGATTTCTGCGCGACGATCTCTCGATAAAACCGATCTTTGATGAGTTGAAGAGGCTTATTCACGAAGAATGGAAAACCTCTGTCCGTCTCGAGACGGATATTTCTGGCAAAGTGGCTTTCAACGGTTTTGCCGGTAAGTACGAGGTCTCGGTGGAAAGCGGAGCGCTGTCAGAGACATTCATTATTGACGTTAAGAAGGGTGAGAAGAATGAATTCACCCTTGTTCTCGGGCAATGAATGGAGTGATCTAAATGAAAAAAGCCTCCATTTTATTGACCTTTGTTCTCATGATGATTTTTATTCCGGAAACTCTTGTTGTGAATGCCGGTCATGTGCTGACAATAGATCCCAGCAATCCCGGTCCCGAGATAAGTCCCTTCCTATACGGCGTATTCTTCGAAGACATAAACCATGCAGTAGATGGCGGTCTATACGCTGAATTTATAAGAAATCGATCCTTCGAACACAAAGATCCTCTCGAAGGCTGGTTTGCAGACTTTGAAACCGGTTGCCAGGCCACCTTCTCGATTGACTCTGAACTGCCGCTTAATGAGAACAATCCCCATTACTTGAGTTTTGCTATTGCATCTGATAGCGGATCAGTATCGCTTTCCAACAACGGTTACGACGGCATTCCTATGATGGAAGGGAAACGGTACGTGTTTTCAGCATTCATTCGAGGTAATTCAGAATACAGCGGTGAAATCACAGTTTTACTGACGGATGCGAAGGGCAACACAATCGATGAAGCTAGCCTCGCGTCGGCTTTCGGCGCTGAGTGGGAGAAGTATTCGGTAGAATTTGAGATCACCGAAGACTGCGATAACGGCAGGCTTTTACTTATATTGAGAGGGGCCGGCGAGGTCTGCCTGGACATGATTTCGCTTTTTCCTGAAGAGAACTGGAACGGCATGAGGATAGATCTTCTAAAGATGCTTGAAGAACTTAAGCCTGGTTTCGTAAGGTTTCCGGGCGGCTGCCTCGTTGAAGGCGACAGCCTGGAGAACGCCTATCGATGGAAGGATACAATCGGACCGGTAGAAGAGAGGAAGGCAAACTACAACCTCTGGGGCTATCACCAGTCATACGGCATCGGATTCTTCGAATATCTCCTCCTGTCGGAACACCTGGAAGCAGAGCCAATACCAATCTTCAACTCGGGCATGTCCTGTCAGGTTCGGGGAGCCGAGTACTGCCCAATTGATGAGATGGACGAATGGATTGAAAATGTTCTTGACTTCATAGAGTTTGCAAATGGGCCAAAGAATTCACTCTGGGGTTCAAAGCGTGTCGAGCTTGGTCATCCCGAGCCCTTCAACGTCAAGTATATTGGTATAGGAAACGAGAATTGGGGCACGGAATATCATGATCGCTTCCCGATGTTCAGAGATGCTGTCAAAGCGAAGTATCCTGAAATCATAATTGTTTTCAGCGGCCCGCCTTCATATGAAGGAGCTTCATTCAACAGGGCATGGAGATGGGCAAGAGAGAACGGTGTCGAAATTCTTGATGAGCACATGTATGCCGTTCCGGAATGGATCTTAAGGAACACAGATAGATACGACAAGTACGACAGATCCGGTCCAAAGGTCATGCTTGGAGAATACGCAGCCCACGCGGCCGGGACAAGGAACACCCTTCAAGCAGCAATGGCGGAAGCGGCTTTGATGACTGGCCTTGAACGCAATTCAGACATCGTAATAATGGCGGCTTACGCGCCCCTGTTCAACAGGCCGGGC
This genomic interval from Mesotoga infera contains the following:
- a CDS encoding glycoside hydrolase encodes the protein MSKTLKSFRRIGEEESAMTSRACLLIILGFLVCSLSFGGRVLPIDIDVSTFEERIETDRKVQVEIEIIDRDGEKSENISVSARQLSHEFYFGNAPEYLLYAYAQTSYNRGRRFGIRPLPEEDLQEYKRLYLELFNFATLPSFYWADYESTEGRIRLAEASEKIAQWLSENEVPVKGHTLVWGNPPSVGVPAWIEVKGKLGQWAEVREYLFSRVTREVEEFKDLIQYWDVVNEPIVQPWFDSIGSDYIAESFRIVKEIDPDAITVLNEYGVLVNERTRRAFISRAGQLTNEGTPIDVIGAEAHIFTAQDLLGQLRSLESIYLAIDELAQLGKPIHISEFQIPLPAVIDAFDVSISEAEEIQAEIARIFYKVFFSHPAVEAITYWNFYRAWQSGSGFLRDDLSIKPIFDELKRLIHEEWKTSVRLETDISGKVAFNGFAGKYEVSVESGALSETFIIDVKKGEKNEFTLVLGQ
- a CDS encoding alpha-N-arabinofuranosidase encodes the protein MKKASILLTFVLMMIFIPETLVVNAGHVLTIDPSNPGPEISPFLYGVFFEDINHAVDGGLYAEFIRNRSFEHKDPLEGWFADFETGCQATFSIDSELPLNENNPHYLSFAIASDSGSVSLSNNGYDGIPMMEGKRYVFSAFIRGNSEYSGEITVLLTDAKGNTIDEASLASAFGAEWEKYSVEFEITEDCDNGRLLLILRGAGEVCLDMISLFPEENWNGMRIDLLKMLEELKPGFVRFPGGCLVEGDSLENAYRWKDTIGPVEERKANYNLWGYHQSYGIGFFEYLLLSEHLEAEPIPIFNSGMSCQVRGAEYCPIDEMDEWIENVLDFIEFANGPKNSLWGSKRVELGHPEPFNVKYIGIGNENWGTEYHDRFPMFRDAVKAKYPEIIIVFSGPPSYEGASFNRAWRWARENGVEILDEHMYAVPEWILRNTDRYDKYDRSGPKVMLGEYAAHAAGTRNTLQAAMAEAALMTGLERNSDIVIMAAYAPLFNRPGWSQWTPDLIWFDNTRVYGTPSYHVQKLFNENLGDVVIPSKLTDENLEVIGYWFKS
- a CDS encoding carbohydrate ABC transporter permease — its product is PSGGLSLIKATLNSVIVAVSSTLATLVLSIPAAYALSRLRFRGRMLIFWIYVAVLAFPAVLFLIPHFFIINGMGLSNSYLSLILPGLGGTFGVFLLRQYMLDIPKELEDAAWIDGCSKLRFLISIVIPYIKPAMLVLSLMTFLGSWNSFLWPLLILSKSDKFTLPIALIRFSAGWGDPYRGIGPMMAGAFFSVAPSLIIFIAFHRYLMKGISLGSLGKE